The Rhinolophus ferrumequinum isolate MPI-CBG mRhiFer1 chromosome 28, mRhiFer1_v1.p, whole genome shotgun sequence genome has a window encoding:
- the MPHOSPH10 gene encoding U3 small nucleolar ribonucleoprotein protein MPP10 isoform X1: MASGVWRRQTLERCLGEVGKATGRPECFLTIQNELASNFTSLTKVLYDFNKLLEKDRLHGSPLRKLMIDSFDDEQIWQQLELQNEPVLQYFENAVSETIKDGDLSLLPETEEHECEEDGSEVGAAGQEDLEQDVEEGEEASDLSGEDPNQDETARNASRSDLRKSPVFSDEDSDLDFDISKLEQQSKLQNKVPRKPREKSLVDDKFFKLAEMETFLENMEKEEEQKDDSEEDDIDLFEDVDSDEDEGGLSGRQTLKSGKSSRNLKYKDFFDPVESDEDIASVPDGELGSDEEEEEIAEEEEEEEEESISETDEDNDLETSEDMKQHKETSKRVTFALPDDEETEATDTLNVQKDSDEVKSSFEKRQEKMNEKIASLEKELLEKKPWQLQGEVTAQKRPENSLLEETLYFDHAVRLAPVITEETTLQLEDIIKQRIRDQAWDDVVRKEKPKEDAYEYKKRLTLDHEKSKLSLAEIYEQEYLKLSQQKTAEEENPEHVEIQKMMDSLFLKLDALSNFHFIPKPPVPEMKVVSNLPAITMEEVAPVSVSDAALLAPEEVKEKNKAGDMKTTAEKTATDKKRERRKKKYQKRLKIKEKERRRKVLEKSNADQAGKYSKAAAAETLKQLTKAGRASLLKDEGKDKALKSSQAFFSKLQDQVKMQISDAKKTEKKKKKRQDISVHKLKL; this comes from the exons ATGGCCTCCGGGGTCTGGCGTCGACAGACCCTGGAGCGCTGTCTGGGAGAGGTTGGTAAAGCCACCGGCCGGCCGGAATGCTTCCTCAC GATTCAAAACGAATTGGCATCAAACTTCACTTCTTTAACGAAAGTACTTTATGACTTTAATAAACTACTAGAAAAGGACAGGCTCCACGGGAGTCCTTTACGAAAACTGATGATAGACAGTTTTGATGATGAGCAAATCTGGCAACAACTGGAACTGCAGAACGAGCCGGTCTTACAGTACTTCGAGAATGCAGTGAGTGAAACCATTAAAGATGGAGACCTCAGTCTTCTCCCAGAAACTGAAGAGCACGAGTGTGAGGAGGACGGCTCAGAGGTGGGGGCTGCTGGCCAGGAGGACCTAGAGCAAGAcgtggaggagggggaggaagcgTCAGACCTGAGTGGTGAGGATCCCAACCAGGATGAGACAGCTAGAAACGCGAGCAGGTCTGATTTGAGGAAAAGCCCAGTCTTCAGTGACGAGGATTCTGACCTTGACTTTGATATCAGCAAATTGGAACAGCAGAGCAAGCTACAAAACAAAGTGCCCAGGAAACCAAGAGAAAAGTCCCTAGTAGATGATAAATTCTTCAAACTAGCTGAGATGGAAAcctttttagaaaacatggaaaaagaagaggagcaAAAGGATGACTCTGAGGAAGACGACATTGATCTTTTTGAAGATGTCGATTCTGATGAAGATGAGGGCGGACTGTCCGGAAGGCAGACACTGAAG TCAGGTAAAAGTTCCAGAAACCTGAAATACAAAGATTTCTTTGATCCAGTTGAAAGTGATGAAGACATAGCAAGTGTTCCTGATGGCGAACTGGGTtcagatgaagaagaggaagaaattgctgaagaagaagaagaagaagaagaagaaagcatttcTGAAAC GGATGAAGATAATGACCTTGAAACAAGTGAAGACATGAAACAACATAAAGAAACCTCGAAAAGAGTGACTTTTGCTTTGCCAgatgatgaagaaactgaagctacAGATACCTTGAATGTACAGAAAGATTCTGATGAAGTTAAATCCTCTTttgaaaaaagacaggaaaag ATGAATGAAAAAATCGCGTCTTTGGAAAAAGAGTTGTTGGAAAAGAAACCGTGGCAGCTTCAAGGGGAAGTGACAGCACAGAAGCGGCCAGAAAACAGCCTCCTAGAGGAGACCCTGTATTTCGACCACGCAGTCCGCCTGG CGCCTGTGATCACAGAGGAAACCACCCTTCAATTGGAAGATATCATTAAGCAGAGGATCAGAGATCAG GCTTGGGATGATGTAGTACGTAAAGAGAAGCCTAAAGAAGACGCATATGAGTATAAAAAGCGTTTAACATTAGACCATGAGAAGAGCAAACTGAGCCTTGCTGAAATTTATGAACAGGAGTACCTGAAACTCAGCCAG CAAAAAACTGCAGAAGAAGAAAATCCAGAGCACGTGGAAATCCAGAAGATGATGGACTCCCTCTTCTTAAAACTGGACGCTCTCTCCAACTTCCACTTCATCCCTAAGCCG CCTGTTCCAGAGATGAAAGTTGTGTCCAATCTGCCGGCCATAACCATGGAGGAAGTGGCCCCAGTGAGTGTCAGCGACGCAGCCCTCCTGGCCCCAGAGGAGGTCAAG gaaaaaaataaggctgGAGATATGAAAACCACTGCTGAGAAAACAGCTACAGACAAGAAacgagaaaggaggaaaaagaaataccagaagcgtctgaaaataaaggagaaggaaaggcgaagaaaagtcctggaaaagAGCAACGCAGACCAAGCCGGGAAGTACAGCAAAGCAGCAGCGGCAGAGACGTTAAAGCAGCTGACCAAAGCAGGCAGAGCCTCGCTGCTCAAG gaTGAAGGTAAAGACAAAGCCTTAAAGTCATCTCAAGCGTTCTTTTCTAAATTACAAGATCaagtaaaaatgcaaatcagtgacgcaaagaagacagaaaagaaaaagaagaaacgaCAGGACATTTCCGTTCATAAATTAAAgctgtaa
- the MPHOSPH10 gene encoding U3 small nucleolar ribonucleoprotein protein MPP10 isoform X2: MIDSFDDEQIWQQLELQNEPVLQYFENAVSETIKDGDLSLLPETEEHECEEDGSEVGAAGQEDLEQDVEEGEEASDLSGEDPNQDETARNASRSDLRKSPVFSDEDSDLDFDISKLEQQSKLQNKVPRKPREKSLVDDKFFKLAEMETFLENMEKEEEQKDDSEEDDIDLFEDVDSDEDEGGLSGRQTLKSGKSSRNLKYKDFFDPVESDEDIASVPDGELGSDEEEEEIAEEEEEEEEESISETDEDNDLETSEDMKQHKETSKRVTFALPDDEETEATDTLNVQKDSDEVKSSFEKRQEKMNEKIASLEKELLEKKPWQLQGEVTAQKRPENSLLEETLYFDHAVRLAPVITEETTLQLEDIIKQRIRDQAWDDVVRKEKPKEDAYEYKKRLTLDHEKSKLSLAEIYEQEYLKLSQQKTAEEENPEHVEIQKMMDSLFLKLDALSNFHFIPKPPVPEMKVVSNLPAITMEEVAPVSVSDAALLAPEEVKEKNKAGDMKTTAEKTATDKKRERRKKKYQKRLKIKEKERRRKVLEKSNADQAGKYSKAAAAETLKQLTKAGRASLLKDEGKDKALKSSQAFFSKLQDQVKMQISDAKKTEKKKKKRQDISVHKLKL; this comes from the exons ATGATAGACAGTTTTGATGATGAGCAAATCTGGCAACAACTGGAACTGCAGAACGAGCCGGTCTTACAGTACTTCGAGAATGCAGTGAGTGAAACCATTAAAGATGGAGACCTCAGTCTTCTCCCAGAAACTGAAGAGCACGAGTGTGAGGAGGACGGCTCAGAGGTGGGGGCTGCTGGCCAGGAGGACCTAGAGCAAGAcgtggaggagggggaggaagcgTCAGACCTGAGTGGTGAGGATCCCAACCAGGATGAGACAGCTAGAAACGCGAGCAGGTCTGATTTGAGGAAAAGCCCAGTCTTCAGTGACGAGGATTCTGACCTTGACTTTGATATCAGCAAATTGGAACAGCAGAGCAAGCTACAAAACAAAGTGCCCAGGAAACCAAGAGAAAAGTCCCTAGTAGATGATAAATTCTTCAAACTAGCTGAGATGGAAAcctttttagaaaacatggaaaaagaagaggagcaAAAGGATGACTCTGAGGAAGACGACATTGATCTTTTTGAAGATGTCGATTCTGATGAAGATGAGGGCGGACTGTCCGGAAGGCAGACACTGAAG TCAGGTAAAAGTTCCAGAAACCTGAAATACAAAGATTTCTTTGATCCAGTTGAAAGTGATGAAGACATAGCAAGTGTTCCTGATGGCGAACTGGGTtcagatgaagaagaggaagaaattgctgaagaagaagaagaagaagaagaagaaagcatttcTGAAAC GGATGAAGATAATGACCTTGAAACAAGTGAAGACATGAAACAACATAAAGAAACCTCGAAAAGAGTGACTTTTGCTTTGCCAgatgatgaagaaactgaagctacAGATACCTTGAATGTACAGAAAGATTCTGATGAAGTTAAATCCTCTTttgaaaaaagacaggaaaag ATGAATGAAAAAATCGCGTCTTTGGAAAAAGAGTTGTTGGAAAAGAAACCGTGGCAGCTTCAAGGGGAAGTGACAGCACAGAAGCGGCCAGAAAACAGCCTCCTAGAGGAGACCCTGTATTTCGACCACGCAGTCCGCCTGG CGCCTGTGATCACAGAGGAAACCACCCTTCAATTGGAAGATATCATTAAGCAGAGGATCAGAGATCAG GCTTGGGATGATGTAGTACGTAAAGAGAAGCCTAAAGAAGACGCATATGAGTATAAAAAGCGTTTAACATTAGACCATGAGAAGAGCAAACTGAGCCTTGCTGAAATTTATGAACAGGAGTACCTGAAACTCAGCCAG CAAAAAACTGCAGAAGAAGAAAATCCAGAGCACGTGGAAATCCAGAAGATGATGGACTCCCTCTTCTTAAAACTGGACGCTCTCTCCAACTTCCACTTCATCCCTAAGCCG CCTGTTCCAGAGATGAAAGTTGTGTCCAATCTGCCGGCCATAACCATGGAGGAAGTGGCCCCAGTGAGTGTCAGCGACGCAGCCCTCCTGGCCCCAGAGGAGGTCAAG gaaaaaaataaggctgGAGATATGAAAACCACTGCTGAGAAAACAGCTACAGACAAGAAacgagaaaggaggaaaaagaaataccagaagcgtctgaaaataaaggagaaggaaaggcgaagaaaagtcctggaaaagAGCAACGCAGACCAAGCCGGGAAGTACAGCAAAGCAGCAGCGGCAGAGACGTTAAAGCAGCTGACCAAAGCAGGCAGAGCCTCGCTGCTCAAG gaTGAAGGTAAAGACAAAGCCTTAAAGTCATCTCAAGCGTTCTTTTCTAAATTACAAGATCaagtaaaaatgcaaatcagtgacgcaaagaagacagaaaagaaaaagaagaaacgaCAGGACATTTCCGTTCATAAATTAAAgctgtaa